From Thermodesulfobacteriota bacterium, one genomic window encodes:
- a CDS encoding multiheme c-type cytochrome — MGGLSKKAYQLARLRREAGIETLTVDAGGLLFKGPAVAANRRAQETVTAEGIAEAYRRMAFDAVAVARNDLAAGVDFLEALAKRIPLPWLSASLVRRASGKPVFPASREKKVGGCRVAVIGLTAPVTGALVGGEGVEIRPWRQVLPPLAKELASRNDFLILLTDLAATELEALAAAVPEIRLIVQAGQPAAAGAPQPLGSALLTRVAPRGKYLGQLTVSWPAKAKAWRAGAPGPAAPGEGSWQHGVTALEKQGPDDPEVLAIVEDLKVKVAAANAAAAQAPPAPAPAPPPAGPPAGPGAAASPFGAGGVDLAQLLSAQLPAAGGEGTPAELQALLQLLAAQPEDHAGWKRCADCHPAQTSFWRATRHAQAFETLKAKGQDRNLDCLPCHVTYAAGPDDQALLSLAADLQPVGCEACHGPGRAHATAPAGSRPERRPAAIICQSCHTPDRDADFDHQRDLGRVSCPKGAAKRP; from the coding sequence TTGGGCGGTCTGTCCAAAAAGGCGTATCAGCTTGCCCGGCTGCGCCGCGAGGCCGGCATCGAGACCCTGACCGTGGATGCCGGCGGGCTGCTGTTCAAGGGTCCGGCCGTGGCCGCCAACCGCCGGGCCCAGGAGACGGTCACCGCGGAGGGGATTGCGGAGGCCTACCGCCGCATGGCCTTCGATGCCGTGGCCGTGGCGAGAAACGACCTGGCCGCCGGGGTCGATTTCCTGGAGGCCCTGGCCAAGCGGATCCCCCTGCCGTGGCTGTCCGCCTCCCTGGTGCGCCGGGCCAGCGGCAAGCCGGTGTTCCCGGCCAGCCGGGAGAAGAAGGTGGGGGGCTGCCGGGTGGCGGTGATCGGCCTGACCGCACCGGTGACCGGCGCCCTGGTGGGGGGAGAGGGGGTGGAGATCCGGCCCTGGCGGCAAGTCCTGCCGCCCCTGGCCAAGGAGCTGGCCAGCCGGAACGACTTCCTGATCCTGCTCACCGACCTGGCGGCAACCGAGCTGGAGGCGTTGGCCGCGGCCGTGCCCGAGATCCGGCTGATCGTCCAGGCTGGCCAGCCGGCAGCGGCCGGGGCGCCGCAGCCCCTGGGCAGCGCCCTCCTGACCCGGGTCGCCCCCCGGGGCAAGTACCTGGGCCAGCTCACGGTGAGCTGGCCGGCCAAGGCCAAGGCCTGGCGAGCCGGGGCGCCGGGGCCGGCGGCGCCTGGCGAGGGCTCCTGGCAGCACGGGGTGACCGCCCTGGAGAAGCAGGGACCGGACGACCCGGAGGTCTTGGCCATCGTTGAAGACCTCAAGGTCAAGGTGGCCGCGGCCAATGCCGCTGCGGCGCAGGCCCCGCCAGCCCCGGCACCGGCGCCGCCGCCGGCCGGCCCCCCAGCCGGGCCGGGCGCGGCGGCCTCGCCCTTTGGCGCCGGCGGCGTCGATCTGGCGCAGCTGCTTTCAGCCCAGCTGCCCGCTGCCGGCGGCGAGGGCACCCCCGCCGAGCTGCAGGCCCTGCTGCAGCTTCTGGCGGCCCAGCCCGAGGACCACGCGGGCTGGAAACGCTGTGCAGACTGCCACCCGGCCCAGACCAGCTTCTGGCGTGCCACCCGGCACGCCCAGGCCTTCGAAACCCTGAAGGCCAAAGGACAGGACCGCAACCTGGACTGCCTGCCGTGCCACGTCACCTATGCCGCCGGGCCGGATGACCAGGCCCTCCTCAGCCTGGCCGCTGATCTGCAGCCGGTGGGCTGTGAGGCCTGCCACGGCCCCGGCCGGGCGCACGCCACCGCCCCCGCCGGCAGCCGGCCAGAGCGGCGACCGGCGGCCATCATCTGCCAGAGCTGCCACACCCCGGACCGGGATGCGGATTTCGACCACCAGCGGGACCTCGGACGGGTCAGCTGCCCCAAAGGGGCGGCTAAGCGGCCGTAA
- a CDS encoding replication-associated recombination protein A has product MPGLPAASLAERMRPRDLADLVGQEHLLGPNRILGRLVTSRQLPSLLLWGPPGCGKTTLALLLAQHVDAAFVAFSAVLAGVKEIRQLVAAAEKRQQEGVRTVLFVDEIHRFNKAQQDAFLPHVESGLLTLIGATTENPSFHVIAPLLSRSRVLVLSPLAETDLDRLLTRALQDREHGLGQELVRFAGDGRAHLLRLADGDGRRLLNTLEVAVALAEPDADGGRTITPALVEEASQRKGFRYDRAGEEHYNLISALHKSLRDSDPDAGLYWLARMLAAGEDPLFIARRLIRFASEDVGNAEPQALMLAVAAREAFQMLGSPEGELALAQCAVYLATAPKSNAVYRALGRVRAVLDKTGSLPVPLHLRNAPTRLMADLGYGAGYQYAHDAPDALVPQAHLPEGLPAEHWYEPTNRGHEAVIRERLTKWRALLARRSTGGRPGPERRS; this is encoded by the coding sequence ATGCCCGGCCTGCCCGCGGCGTCCCTGGCCGAGCGCATGCGGCCGCGGGACCTGGCCGATCTCGTCGGCCAGGAGCATCTCCTGGGCCCGAACCGCATCCTGGGCCGGCTCGTCACCTCCCGCCAGCTCCCTTCTCTCCTCCTCTGGGGCCCCCCCGGCTGCGGCAAGACCACCCTGGCCCTGCTTCTGGCCCAGCACGTGGACGCCGCCTTTGTCGCCTTCTCGGCGGTCCTGGCCGGGGTCAAAGAGATCCGGCAGCTCGTGGCCGCAGCCGAAAAGCGCCAGCAAGAAGGGGTACGCACCGTCCTCTTCGTGGATGAGATCCACCGCTTCAACAAGGCCCAGCAGGACGCCTTCCTCCCCCACGTGGAGAGTGGCCTCCTCACCCTCATCGGCGCCACCACCGAGAACCCGTCCTTCCATGTCATCGCCCCCCTGCTCTCCCGGAGCCGGGTGCTGGTCCTCTCCCCGCTGGCGGAAACGGATCTCGACCGGCTGCTCACCCGAGCCCTCCAGGACCGGGAGCATGGCCTTGGGCAGGAGCTGGTGCGCTTTGCCGGGGACGGCCGCGCGCACCTTTTGCGGTTGGCCGACGGTGACGGCCGCCGGCTGCTCAACACCCTGGAGGTGGCCGTGGCCCTGGCCGAGCCGGATGCCGACGGCGGCCGCACCATCACCCCGGCTCTGGTGGAAGAGGCGAGTCAGAGAAAGGGCTTCCGGTACGACCGGGCCGGCGAGGAGCATTACAACCTCATCTCGGCCCTGCACAAGTCCTTGCGGGACTCCGATCCGGATGCCGGCCTGTACTGGCTGGCCCGGATGCTGGCGGCAGGCGAGGATCCCTTGTTCATCGCCCGCCGGCTCATCCGCTTCGCCTCCGAGGACGTGGGCAACGCCGAGCCCCAGGCCCTGATGCTGGCAGTGGCCGCCCGGGAGGCCTTCCAGATGCTGGGCAGCCCGGAAGGCGAGCTGGCCCTGGCCCAGTGCGCCGTGTATCTCGCCACCGCCCCCAAGAGCAACGCCGTCTACCGGGCGTTGGGCCGGGTGCGAGCGGTGCTCGACAAGACCGGCAGTCTGCCGGTACCTTTACATCTGCGCAACGCCCCTACCCGGCTCATGGCGGACCTGGGCTACGGCGCCGGGTACCAGTACGCCCACGATGCCCCGGACGCTCTGGTGCCCCAGGCCCACCTGCCGGAAGGCCTCCCCGCCGAGCACTGGTACGAGCCCACCAACCGGGGCCACGAGGCGGTGATCCGGGAGCGCCTGACCAAGTGGCGGGCCCTTCTGGCACGCCGGTCGACCGGTGGCCGCCCGGGGCCGGAGCGGCGCAGCTGA
- the phoU gene encoding phosphate signaling complex protein PhoU encodes MATRTQQWITELNTSILKMSSLVEESLQTAMIAFTKLDDTLAERVRAQDDQVDMLEIEIRDQAIKILALQQPMGADLRFITSALSIAHELERVGDRAVNICKRTRRIVAAGHRQPLELEAFQRFAATARNMMEKAINSFVSQDTALAKSVRQLDEDADALCEAIQAQLLQAMQAKPEVITAAVHATVVALNLERIADQATNIAEDVVYLVAGQQIRHQRLEQLPEPVVTRAPLEALEKHARIVLQCVSLAGQALAQYTAGEMPRFNQLAAQVNQKEHEADAVKRNVRGHLPKGIIMPIDKFELFAYVKEQDRIADDAQTLVDWLSLVDKGFTPELTKGVHALLAKCIEAVQMLPEMIRTGRDFFRSSDEVERKRVKEIISAIRTVEHEADAMEMSLKHLVFKTVTEPILLHHQLTTVDIIGKIANHAENSADMMRAMVAR; translated from the coding sequence ATGGCTACCCGCACGCAACAGTGGATCACCGAGCTCAACACCAGTATTCTCAAGATGTCGTCCCTGGTGGAGGAGTCGTTGCAGACCGCGATGATCGCCTTCACCAAGCTGGACGACACACTGGCTGAGCGGGTACGGGCCCAGGACGATCAGGTCGACATGCTGGAGATCGAGATCCGGGACCAGGCCATCAAGATCCTGGCCCTGCAGCAGCCCATGGGGGCCGACCTGCGCTTCATCACTTCGGCCCTGTCTATCGCCCACGAGCTGGAACGGGTCGGTGACCGGGCCGTGAACATCTGCAAACGGACCCGGCGCATCGTTGCCGCAGGCCATCGCCAGCCCCTGGAGCTGGAGGCCTTCCAGCGTTTTGCCGCCACGGCCCGCAACATGATGGAAAAGGCGATCAACAGCTTTGTCAGCCAGGACACCGCCCTGGCCAAATCCGTGCGGCAGCTGGATGAGGATGCGGATGCCCTGTGCGAGGCGATCCAGGCCCAGCTCCTGCAAGCCATGCAGGCCAAGCCGGAGGTGATCACCGCCGCGGTCCACGCCACGGTGGTGGCCCTCAACCTGGAGCGGATCGCCGACCAGGCTACCAACATCGCCGAGGACGTGGTCTACCTGGTGGCCGGCCAGCAGATCCGCCACCAGCGGCTGGAGCAGCTGCCCGAGCCCGTGGTCACCCGTGCCCCCCTGGAGGCCCTGGAAAAGCATGCCCGCATTGTGCTCCAGTGCGTAAGCCTGGCCGGCCAGGCCCTCGCGCAGTACACCGCCGGCGAGATGCCCCGGTTCAACCAGCTGGCCGCCCAGGTCAACCAGAAGGAGCACGAGGCGGACGCGGTCAAGCGCAACGTCCGCGGCCACCTGCCCAAGGGCATCATCATGCCCATCGACAAGTTCGAGCTCTTTGCCTACGTCAAGGAGCAGGACCGGATTGCTGACGACGCTCAGACCCTGGTGGACTGGCTGTCTCTGGTGGACAAGGGCTTCACCCCGGAGCTGACCAAAGGTGTGCATGCCCTGCTGGCGAAATGCATCGAGGCGGTGCAGATGCTGCCCGAGATGATCCGGACCGGCCGGGACTTCTTCCGGAGCAGCGACGAAGTGGAGCGCAAACGGGTCAAGGAGATCATCTCCGCCATCCGCACGGTGGAGCATGAGGCCGATGCCATGGAAATGAGCCTCAAGCACCTGGTCTTCAAGACGGTTACCGAGCCGATTCTTTTGCACCACCAGCTGACCACCGTTGACATCATCGGCAAGATCGCCAACCATGCCGAGAACTCCGCCGATATGATGCGGGCCATGGTGGCACGCTAG
- a CDS encoding TrpB-like pyridoxal phosphate-dependent enzyme, translating to MSRMKIVLPEEEIPRQWYNVMADMPNLPKPPLHPATQKPCGPQDLTPIFPMALIEQEVSSQRWIDIPEPVLEKYALWRPSPLHRARSLEAALGTPARIYYKYEGVSPAGSHKPNTSIPQAYYNQQAGIRRIATETGAGQWGSAMSLAGQMFGLTVTVYMVRVSYDQKPYRRIAMETWGGTVHPSPSDQTNAGRQILAKDPDSPGSLGIAISEAVEDAATHDDTNYALGSVLNHVCMHQTIIGLEAKKQLAIAGDYPDVVIGCCGGGSNLAGLAFPFIADRIAGKLVRVMAVEPASCPTLTRGQFRYDFGDVVGLTPLLSMYTLGHDFMPPGIHAGGLRYHGDSPLVSQLVHDGLIEAKAYGQTACFEAAVLFAKAEGIIPAPESSHAIRAAVDEALKAREEGKERVILFNLSGHGYLDLAAYADYLAGKLVDYAYPEDKIREALARLPELS from the coding sequence ATGAGCCGGATGAAGATCGTGTTACCGGAGGAGGAGATCCCCAGACAGTGGTACAACGTCATGGCGGACATGCCCAACCTGCCCAAGCCCCCCCTGCATCCGGCCACCCAAAAGCCCTGCGGCCCGCAGGATCTGACCCCGATCTTCCCCATGGCCCTCATCGAGCAGGAGGTCTCCTCCCAGCGCTGGATCGACATCCCGGAGCCGGTTCTGGAGAAGTACGCCCTGTGGCGGCCATCGCCCTTGCACCGCGCCCGCAGCCTGGAGGCCGCTCTGGGCACCCCGGCCCGGATCTACTACAAGTATGAGGGGGTGAGCCCGGCCGGCAGCCACAAGCCCAACACCTCCATTCCCCAGGCCTACTACAACCAGCAGGCGGGGATCCGCCGCATCGCCACCGAGACAGGCGCCGGCCAATGGGGCTCCGCCATGTCCTTGGCCGGTCAGATGTTCGGACTGACCGTCACCGTCTACATGGTACGGGTCAGCTACGACCAGAAGCCGTATCGCCGCATCGCCATGGAGACCTGGGGCGGCACCGTCCATCCCAGCCCCTCGGATCAGACCAACGCTGGCCGTCAGATCCTGGCCAAGGACCCCGATAGCCCGGGCAGCCTGGGCATCGCCATCTCGGAGGCGGTGGAGGATGCCGCCACCCACGACGACACCAACTACGCCCTGGGCTCGGTGCTCAACCATGTGTGCATGCATCAGACCATCATCGGCCTGGAGGCCAAAAAGCAGCTGGCCATTGCCGGGGACTATCCGGACGTGGTCATCGGCTGCTGTGGTGGCGGCAGCAACTTGGCTGGTCTTGCCTTTCCCTTCATCGCCGACCGCATCGCCGGCAAGCTGGTCCGGGTGATGGCTGTGGAGCCCGCCTCCTGCCCGACCTTGACCAGGGGGCAGTTCCGCTATGACTTTGGCGACGTGGTCGGCCTAACCCCGCTCCTGAGCATGTACACCCTGGGCCACGACTTCATGCCTCCCGGCATCCACGCCGGCGGCCTGCGCTACCACGGTGACTCGCCCCTGGTGAGCCAGCTGGTGCACGACGGGCTCATCGAAGCGAAGGCCTACGGCCAGACCGCCTGTTTCGAGGCCGCGGTGCTGTTTGCCAAGGCAGAGGGGATCATCCCTGCTCCGGAAAGCTCGCACGCCATCCGGGCCGCGGTAGATGAGGCACTCAAGGCCAGGGAGGAGGGCAAAGAGCGGGTCATCCTCTTCAACCTGAGCGGCCACGGCTACCTGGATCTGGCTGCCTACGCGGATTATCTGGCCGGCAAGCTCGTGGACTACGCCTATCCCGAAGACAAGATCCGCGAGGCCCTGGCCAGGCTGCCGGAGCTTTCGTAA
- a CDS encoding cold-shock protein — translation MAEGKVKWFNDSKGYGFIEQENGPDVFVHFSSIQGTGYRSLAEGEKVRFEVVQGAKGPQAANVTKIS, via the coding sequence ATGGCAGAAGGCAAGGTGAAGTGGTTCAACGATTCCAAGGGTTATGGATTCATCGAGCAGGAGAACGGGCCGGACGTCTTTGTGCACTTCTCCTCCATCCAGGGCACCGGCTATCGGAGCCTGGCGGAGGGCGAGAAGGTGCGCTTCGAGGTTGTCCAGGGTGCCAAGGGGCCGCAGGCCGCCAACGTCACCAAGATCTCCTGA
- a CDS encoding nitroreductase family protein — METLAAIAGRRSIRRYQERPVPEAMVEALLAAAMQAPSAGNAQPWHFVVITDRTLLGQVRQINPYAAMAGHAPLAILVCAELACERFPGNWVLDCAAAVENLLLAAQDLGLGAVWTGIYPERARMDGFRLLFGLPEGVLPHTLVPVGFPDQALPAEQRFRPERVHRDRW; from the coding sequence ATGGAAACCCTGGCCGCAATCGCTGGCCGCCGCAGCATCCGCCGGTACCAGGAGCGGCCGGTTCCGGAGGCGATGGTGGAGGCGCTCCTGGCCGCGGCCATGCAGGCGCCGTCGGCGGGCAACGCCCAGCCCTGGCATTTTGTGGTGATCACCGACCGGACGCTTCTTGGCCAGGTACGGCAGATCAACCCGTACGCCGCCATGGCCGGCCATGCTCCCCTGGCCATCCTGGTCTGTGCGGAGCTGGCTTGCGAGCGCTTCCCTGGCAACTGGGTTCTGGACTGTGCGGCGGCTGTGGAAAATCTGCTCCTGGCGGCCCAGGATCTGGGACTGGGGGCGGTCTGGACGGGCATCTATCCCGAGCGGGCACGTATGGACGGCTTCCGGCTGCTGTTCGGGCTGCCCGAGGGGGTGCTGCCCCACACCCTGGTGCCGGTGGGGTTCCCGGATCAGGCGCTGCCCGCCGAGCAGCGGTTTCGGCCGGAGCGGGTGCACCGGGACCGCTGGTGA
- the metF gene encoding methylenetetrahydrofolate reductase [NAD(P)H] produces the protein MLVRDILARTKIAFSYEFFPPKTDAQSEQLFHAIAQLMPLQPSYVSVTYGAGGSTRDRTHQLVVRLQTETDLTVVSHLTCVGSTQDEIAQILERYAVHGIENILALRGDPPRGQSGWTPAGNGFPHACDLVRFIKERFPQMGVGVAGFPEGHPETPNRLQEIEFLKAKVDAGADYIVSQLFFDNRDFYDFCERCELAGIRVPVLAGIMPITTRHGMVRIAELAAGARLPARLLKSVARAESDEYVEKVGVHWATEQVRDLVYHGVRGIHFYTLNASRGTLKIYESLGVRDSAQLLA, from the coding sequence ATGCTGGTTCGTGACATCCTTGCCCGGACGAAGATCGCCTTCAGCTACGAGTTCTTCCCGCCCAAGACGGACGCCCAGAGTGAGCAGCTGTTCCACGCCATCGCACAGCTCATGCCCTTGCAGCCGTCCTACGTCAGCGTCACCTACGGGGCCGGCGGCTCCACCCGGGATCGCACCCATCAGCTGGTCGTCCGGCTGCAGACCGAGACCGACCTCACCGTGGTCTCGCATCTGACCTGTGTCGGCTCCACCCAGGACGAGATCGCCCAGATCCTGGAGCGGTATGCGGTCCACGGGATCGAGAACATTCTGGCCTTGCGGGGCGATCCGCCTCGGGGGCAGAGCGGCTGGACGCCCGCCGGCAACGGCTTTCCCCATGCCTGCGACCTGGTGCGCTTCATCAAGGAGCGTTTTCCCCAGATGGGGGTAGGGGTGGCCGGCTTCCCGGAAGGGCATCCGGAGACCCCCAACCGGCTGCAGGAAATCGAATTCCTGAAGGCCAAGGTGGACGCCGGCGCCGACTACATCGTCTCCCAGCTGTTCTTCGACAACCGGGATTTCTACGACTTCTGCGAGCGTTGTGAGCTGGCCGGCATCCGGGTGCCGGTTCTGGCCGGCATCATGCCCATCACCACCCGGCACGGCATGGTGCGCATTGCCGAGCTGGCGGCCGGCGCCCGCCTGCCAGCCCGGCTGCTCAAGTCGGTGGCCCGGGCCGAGAGCGACGAGTACGTGGAGAAGGTGGGCGTGCATTGGGCCACCGAGCAGGTCCGGGATCTCGTCTACCATGGGGTCCGGGGCATCCACTTCTACACCCTCAACGCCTCCCGGGGGACCCTCAAGATCTATGAGTCCCTGGGGGTCCGGGATTCGGCGCAGCTCCTGGCCTAG
- a CDS encoding carboxypeptidase M32, translating to MPRPPVVERLDTLTAELTDLYGIEALLQWDQEVGLPARAVHDRAQQLATMRTVIHRRETDPELRRLVEEAQGLDDLPDADRGLVRLVGRLVRQASLLPEDFVAELARTTSAAFAVWVEARQRADFAHFAPHLATIVALCRQKAELLGFPEHPYDALLDLHEEGLTTRAVTELFAGLGPRLAAMLARAANQPRTRLALSPPFTVPLQEAFAERLLARIGFDFQRGRQDRSAHPFSTTIGHHDRRVTNRYRPDSIEFVLSALHEGGHALYEQGISDALARSPLDQGVSLGIHESQSRLWENIIGRSRPFWEGLFPDLVAFFAPRFDGLDLETFLAAINAVAPGPIRVEADEVSYNLHILVRFELEKALVEGSLAVADLPAVWNERYRQLLGVAVDDDAQGVLQDVHWSHGSFGYFPTYTLGNLAAAQFWQAYQEVDPDPNATLRQGQLGRIREWLAAAIHRHGAIYPPDELLRRVTGQPLTTGPFLGYLAGKYPDLVP from the coding sequence ATGCCTCGTCCTCCTGTGGTGGAAAGGCTTGACACCCTCACCGCCGAATTGACCGATCTTTACGGCATCGAGGCCCTCCTGCAGTGGGATCAGGAGGTGGGGCTCCCTGCCCGGGCGGTGCATGATCGGGCCCAGCAGCTGGCCACGATGCGCACCGTCATCCACCGGCGGGAGACGGATCCGGAGCTGCGGCGGCTGGTGGAGGAGGCCCAGGGCCTGGATGATCTTCCGGACGCGGACCGGGGCCTGGTGCGGCTGGTGGGCCGCCTGGTCCGCCAGGCCAGCCTGCTGCCCGAGGACTTCGTGGCCGAGCTGGCCCGCACGACCTCGGCGGCCTTCGCCGTCTGGGTGGAGGCCCGGCAGCGGGCCGATTTTGCCCATTTTGCCCCCCACCTGGCGACAATCGTGGCGCTGTGCCGCCAGAAGGCCGAGCTCCTGGGCTTTCCGGAGCATCCCTACGACGCCCTCCTGGACCTCCACGAGGAAGGGTTGACCACCCGGGCGGTGACCGAGCTTTTCGCCGGCCTGGGCCCGCGCCTGGCCGCCATGCTGGCCCGTGCGGCCAACCAGCCCCGGACCAGGCTTGCCCTGTCGCCCCCCTTCACGGTGCCCCTGCAGGAGGCCTTTGCCGAGCGGCTTCTGGCCCGCATCGGCTTCGATTTCCAGCGGGGCCGGCAAGACCGCTCCGCCCATCCGTTTTCCACCACCATCGGCCACCACGACCGCCGGGTCACCAACCGTTACCGCCCCGACTCCATCGAGTTCGTGCTCAGCGCCCTCCATGAAGGGGGACATGCCCTCTACGAGCAGGGCATCAGCGATGCGCTGGCCCGCTCGCCCCTGGACCAGGGGGTCTCCCTGGGCATCCACGAGTCCCAGTCCCGGTTGTGGGAGAACATCATCGGTCGCAGCCGGCCATTCTGGGAGGGCCTGTTCCCGGACCTGGTCGCCTTCTTCGCCCCCCGCTTCGACGGTCTGGACCTGGAAACCTTCCTTGCCGCCATCAACGCCGTGGCGCCCGGCCCGATCCGGGTGGAGGCCGACGAGGTCAGCTACAATCTGCACATCCTGGTGCGGTTTGAGCTGGAAAAGGCGCTGGTGGAAGGGAGTCTGGCGGTGGCCGACCTGCCGGCGGTCTGGAACGAGCGCTACCGGCAGCTCCTGGGCGTGGCGGTGGACGATGACGCCCAGGGCGTTCTCCAGGACGTGCACTGGTCCCACGGCAGCTTCGGCTATTTCCCCACCTACACCCTGGGCAATCTCGCCGCGGCCCAGTTCTGGCAAGCCTACCAGGAGGTCGATCCCGACCCGAATGCCACCCTCAGGCAGGGGCAGCTGGGACGGATCCGGGAATGGCTGGCGGCGGCCATCCACCGCCACGGGGCGATCTATCCCCCGGATGAGCTCCTGCGGCGGGTCACCGGCCAGCCCCTCACCACCGGGCCGTTCCTGGGGTACCTGGCCGGCAAGTACCCGGATCTTGTGCCCTGA
- a CDS encoding LysE family transporter, giving the protein MDLLAAESRSLPAIFSLSFLVALTGAMAPGPLLTYTIVRAIGSHHGYLMGLWIVLGHAALELALIAGLLWGLALFLAQAAVVRAIGVAGGFVLILFGAGLLRDVAAGRIATDLAAVEEGGATAGRWGRANPVLGGAVISMANPYWWVWWASIGAAFMSQFGVSFDSWPTLAVFFLGHEAGDLAWYLVVSAGAFWGRQRLSRRAYHAVLVCCGLFMIGFGLYLGVVPFLAGPVTAAG; this is encoded by the coding sequence ATGGATCTTCTGGCCGCCGAGTCCCGCTCCCTGCCGGCGATCTTCTCCCTGTCTTTCCTGGTGGCCCTGACCGGCGCCATGGCCCCAGGGCCGCTTCTGACCTACACCATCGTCCGCGCGATTGGCAGCCACCACGGCTATCTCATGGGGCTGTGGATCGTCCTTGGCCATGCCGCACTGGAGCTGGCCCTGATTGCCGGTCTTCTGTGGGGGCTCGCCCTGTTCCTGGCCCAGGCAGCGGTGGTGCGGGCCATTGGGGTGGCGGGCGGTTTCGTCCTGATCCTGTTTGGGGCTGGGCTGTTGCGGGATGTGGCGGCGGGCCGCATCGCCACCGATCTCGCGGCCGTGGAAGAGGGAGGCGCCACGGCAGGCCGTTGGGGCAGGGCCAACCCTGTTCTGGGCGGGGCGGTAATCTCCATGGCCAACCCGTACTGGTGGGTGTGGTGGGCCAGCATCGGCGCCGCCTTCATGAGCCAGTTCGGGGTCTCCTTTGACAGCTGGCCCACCCTCGCCGTCTTCTTCCTGGGGCACGAGGCCGGCGATCTCGCCTGGTACCTGGTGGTCTCGGCCGGGGCTTTCTGGGGCCGGCAGCGGCTGAGCCGGCGGGCCTACCACGCCGTCCTGGTCTGCTGCGGCCTGTTCATGATCGGCTTCGGGCTCTACCTCGGCGTGGTCCCATTCCTGGCCGGGCCGGTCACGGCGGCCGGCTGA
- the yhbY gene encoding ribosome assembly RNA-binding protein YhbY encodes MTTLTGRQARHLRALGHHLQPAVMIGTQGLTPAVLAAIEANLTAHELIKIRVQAGCSAGRRPLADELAQRCAAGVAQVLGRTILLYRANPDRDPEERIRLPA; translated from the coding sequence ATGACAACCTTGACTGGCAGACAGGCTCGCCATCTGCGGGCCCTGGGCCACCATCTGCAGCCGGCGGTGATGATCGGCACCCAGGGCCTGACCCCGGCGGTGCTCGCCGCCATCGAGGCCAACCTGACCGCGCACGAGCTGATCAAGATCAGGGTGCAGGCGGGGTGCAGCGCCGGCCGCCGGCCGCTGGCCGACGAACTGGCCCAGCGGTGTGCGGCCGGCGTCGCCCAGGTCCTGGGCCGCACCATCCTTCTGTACCGAGCCAATCCGGATCGTGATCCCGAAGAGCGCATCCGGCTGCCGGCCTGA
- a CDS encoding zinc dependent phospholipase C family protein, which produces MPREITHWLIAQAAANRLADTPLGEAAGRCPDLLVLGALAHDALLFPHCLPGGRSFRFLAHRLHGLAGEDTYPVLRAAVAAAAVAGHDRPGLLAFLAGLASHVAADAVFHPLVFYLTGDYHAPDRRLRALAAQRHHRLEGLLDLVLIGGPAQARHYRLLACWQRQRRRLGDLLATILRHLDPQLPPEPAAAAMVAGLGCFGLVHAVCVRPLPARLLHGLCPRAPLPLRDGLSLAYAPQLWAGRGLWQGSLSFCHPVTGEPGQVETRELVAEAVRRSELLGRRLAQAMTGGASDPLPEQGPSLETGLAGVPRQAMRFFGGRRLPALG; this is translated from the coding sequence ATGCCCCGCGAGATCACTCACTGGCTGATCGCCCAGGCGGCGGCCAACCGCCTGGCTGACACCCCTTTGGGCGAGGCCGCCGGTCGCTGTCCCGACCTCCTGGTCCTGGGCGCCCTGGCCCACGACGCCCTTCTCTTTCCCCACTGCCTGCCGGGTGGCCGGAGCTTCCGTTTCCTGGCCCACCGCCTGCACGGGCTGGCGGGAGAGGATACGTATCCCGTCCTCCGGGCGGCTGTTGCTGCTGCCGCCGTGGCCGGCCATGACCGGCCGGGACTGCTCGCCTTCCTCGCTGGCCTTGCCTCCCATGTAGCGGCCGACGCCGTCTTCCATCCGCTGGTCTTCTATCTGACCGGGGACTACCATGCCCCGGATCGGCGGCTGCGGGCTCTGGCTGCCCAGCGGCACCATCGCCTGGAGGGCCTGCTGGATCTCGTTCTCATCGGCGGCCCAGCCCAGGCCAGGCATTACCGGCTCCTGGCCTGCTGGCAGCGCCAGCGCCGCCGGCTGGGCGACCTCCTTGCCACCATCCTCCGGCACCTGGACCCGCAGCTGCCGCCCGAGCCGGCTGCGGCCGCCATGGTGGCCGGTCTGGGCTGCTTTGGCCTGGTGCACGCCGTGTGCGTCCGCCCCTTGCCGGCCCGGCTCCTGCACGGGCTCTGCCCGCGGGCGCCCCTGCCCCTGCGGGACGGGCTGTCCCTGGCCTACGCCCCCCAGCTGTGGGCCGGACGGGGGCTTTGGCAGGGGTCGCTCTCCTTCTGCCACCCGGTGACCGGCGAGCCCGGGCAGGTCGAGACCCGGGAGCTGGTGGCCGAGGCGGTCCGGCGCAGTGAGCTTCTGGGGCGCCGTCTTGCCCAAGCCATGACGGGCGGCGCCAGCGACCCGCTGCCGGAGCAGGGCCCGTCCCTGGAGACGGGGCTGGCCGGCGTGCCCCGGCAGGCCATGCGCTTCTTCGGCGGCCGCCGCCTGCCGGCGCTGGGCTAG